The DNA window GGTATCGAGTTTTAATGACCCACTTTCCAGCTCAAGACTGTTTAAGTTCGGCCAGCCATCTGTATTGGTTTGGACTAATTCTGAAAGTCCCCTGGCAGAGCAATTAGTATGGCCATTGGCCAACATGAATGGCCGATAAAGGCGGCAAACGGCGGGCGTAGTATTGTCAAGGAAAACAAACGAGTTGAGTTTGCCAACGGACACTTGGGGGGCTTCTGCCGGGGTGTTTTGCCCGCTTCTTCGGGCCCTGCCCAAAGAGACGTCTGGTCCCAGACCCAAAAAGTGtagaaagagaaaaaaaaacacagaaagaGTAATTTCACAGTCTCTGAAAGTCATTACCCATTGATATGTGTTCTGTATTAGGTGAAAAAGAGAGTCTTTTTGTGCGCTTTTTGTCTCGATTTTGTGTTGACAACATTGGAAAGGGCAAAGACAGCCCAAGATAGCAGCAAAGCGAAACATGAAATTAATAGAATTAAGAGGTGAAGAATTCAATTCAAGGCAATATTCAGGGACGACAATTAAGTGGAACGGAACCTTGACAGGAAAGCGGATCGGACACACGCTGCGTATACTCAATATGCAAGGCGAACTTTTAAAAGCGCCTTTCTTGGGCTAAAAAATATCGAATTTCTCctttaataatttaagcaaTAGAACATATAGTAGCTCTACTTTAACAAGCACCTAAACATACCAGATCAAAGCacttattaattattatactaCAATTCTGTAGTATACAAATGATATAATAAACTGAGcttattacgtatacgtaatgtaATATAGCCAACTTTCGCACACCTTTAACTTACCCCAAAACGGGCTCATTCTgcatttaataaacaaaatctagttcccacaaattaatttgtgtgaaaaatatgtgaaaattCCTCACGAAGCAGCAATATTCATTAATTTGGTGAATGTCACATAGTCTGTGTGAGTTGCTAGGGGGTGTTTTGGGTCCCGAATCCCGGCCTGCAAGCCGGAGGAACATACATATGAATGCATAATTGGAAcataaaatttcgaaaatattttacaacattCTCGGTGTGGCCCCATGTGAGTGTTTCGGTTTTTGCTTAGCCGGATCCCCAAACCCCCTGGGTTACCCCTTGGTTGCCCGGCCCTTGGTTGCTCCTCGGCTATTCATGGTCATGCCTGTTCCGCATTAATTCATTCGCAGAAAGGGGAGCCAGCCAGGACTAGTCAGCCAGCCGGCCGAAGATGGACCAGCGTAATCTAACACTGCCAACGCCAGCCGCAACAACAATTATGTCCTCGTCATCCGCAGCGATGGCGGCGGGCCTTGCATCCTTTGTGGGGGGAGCAGGCGGAGGACCCACGACGTCTGCCCTGGCAGGATCCACAATAGCATtagccacaacaacaacgacggcAGCGACGACAACCACGCCGGCCACATTTTTTACCTACAGCATACCAGGCATGGACATTGCGCCAGGACCATTTATATTCACCTACGTTAGTGAATTTTTATCGCTTATCACGCCCGAGGAATTGCCGCTGGGTAAGTCCCCTCCATCCGCCCCCTGCcgcagtgggcgtggccgtgtCCTTGTGCGCATATATGGGTTCGAAGGATACCGTGGAAGGGGTTTCCGGTGTGGGCGGGTGTCTGCTTGCCAACAATGAAGGCATTAGAGATGTAAATTCAGAACAGCTTTTGATAGGTAGGCAAGTTATTCAGCACACACGAAAGTGCTGGGTTAAACTGTGCACGAGGAAAAAATAACTTATAAATTGAGGAAGCCCAGAAATCATCACGTTTAAAAATCACTTATAAAggcgcctaaaagtatgcaacaatgtaaatttaatattggaattatttcactgcatacttttagacaacTTTCTAAGCCAGATCAATTTTTGACAAGTAATACAGTTAAAATTATgtactttttaaattcattcaGTTTAATAGagcccaaaaatatatattaaaggtAAGCTCAAACAAATGCACCAGTCGTTTTTGATGACCCCAAACTGAAGTACTatatttttccagtgcacGAATACTTAGTTTTACGATTAAAACAATCAAGGCTTAAATAGTTCCAAAGGCACTGATCCCTCAGTAGTGGTCCCCTTGTCCCTGACCCCTTTCCCATTAAAAATGCATGTTGGGTGAGAGGTTGAGGCTGCCCCAAGGTTTTTGGGGCCCAGTCGGCCTAGCTACAGTGATCCCCCTTCGAATCATGTGTTTGTAAATTCAATCCATCCAATCATAGAGCCTCAAAATTGGTCGTGCCTGCCCAGATGACCGATGAGCAGAAGCTGAGCACTTTCATGGAGCGACATGGGGTGCGTGAGGAGGTGGCCCGCCGGTACTTAAGTACCAACAACTGGTCCTTGGATATAGCCAGCAGCACCTACGAATCGGATGCGGCGGCCAAAAAGGAGGAGCCCGTCGAGTCCACGCAGGTGGAAGATGGGAGTCATCGGGATCTGCAGTCCCTGCTAAGTCACCATTCCCGAAGGCGGGACAACAACCAGGATGGCTACCAGGCCGGAGCCTCCGGAAGCTCATCCGATCACGAGGTGTCTTTGGTGGGCAAGCGGGTACACATCAACAACTCCACGCCGGCCATAACCAACCACGATAGCGATCGGAGTCTGAGGGTCTGGGGTCATGGCGTTCGTCTCGGCAGCGCCCATCCCATCATTCCACCTCCCCGGTCGGCGACCGAAGATTCCGAGTCCGAGCCCACCGACGACGAGCACACCATTGTGGTGCTCCACCTTTGGTCGGAGGGATTCTCCCTGGACGATGGCTCCTTGAGGCCGTACTCCCTTCCAGAAAACGAACGGTTTCTTCGCGCAGTCCTAAGTGGAGACTTTCCGGAGGAGATGCTCCGGGTGCCCAGGGTCCAGCTCAGCGTGCAGGATCACACCAACGAACCCTATCGGCATCTCTCGCGGAAACAGTTCATGGGACCTGGTAGACCGCTGAACAGCCCTCCATCCAGGATTGTGGTGGGCATGCTGCCCCTGCCAGTGGAGCCCCAGAGCCTTCAGCTCAACGAAAGAGCCGCCATTACCACGGTGCAGTTGAGGATGGCGGATGGAAGTCGCGTGGCAGGACGCTTCAATCTCACCCACAATGTTGGAGATCTGTATCGGTACGCTCGACTTGCCAGGCCCGAGTACTCCAGCCGAAACTTCGTGCTCCTGACTGCCTTTCCGCGGCAGGAACTCCTCGAAACGGACACCCGTACTCTGGTCCAGGCCAATCTGTGCAACGTGGTGGTCATCCAGCACCTGAACGAGGAGCAGGCGGAGCCCTTGTCCAGCGATGCTTCTGAGATGGTAGAGAAATAAAGGgcaagatatatattttattaaaaaggggTTCCTTTCTTTTAAGAGTATATCCATGTCTTAGTCCTAGctttttatagaatttaagGCCAAGATCAGTTGAGATAATGTGTTCTAGAAGTGTGCGATAAATAtattaactatattttatttatagtagTTTTTGTCTAGGATAATAGAGTTAGGTGAATCTATCATTTTATCTCACACTGCAGTATTTTAATCAGATGATTTCTGGAGGTTTAATTATGTCCCCAACTTGGAAACTATTCTCATTTGTTTGATATTGCAGATTCCATACGCGATGTATTACACAAAAACACCAGCCTGCTGGACTTTGCCTCCAATGTGAGTGGTTCCAGAATTGAGTTGTGGTGGCATCTATAACCACAGTATCTATCCCCACTTAGGCCATTAAAATAGAGTCCGGCTTCATTGCGCTGATGAGCGTGTTCGCCATCCTGGCCCTGGTGCCCCTGCTTGCCACCTGTGCCTGGTGCTGTGGTCGGCGCTCCACCCAGGAGGAGGTGGACCACATACGGAATGCACCCTGTAACATCCGGGACGAGTCGCTGGAGGAGAGCTTGAGGTGTCGCAAGAGCGCCGGGCTGGTCACCCTGTGGATTGTTTTCATCCTGCTAACGTGCGTGCCGAAAACTTGAGAGCTTAACTCTTAGAATGGAAAGTAACTGCCGTTGCAAACCACTCTTTGCAGGCTAAGCGACTTTAGCATATTCTACGCCAACAGTCGCCTGTCCGCCGGAGTCGAGATGACGCCCGAGATGGTCAAGTCAGCCGTGCACGACGTGGAGGTCTTCCTGAAGGACACGCATCTACAAATCAAACACAAACTGGATAATGGTTTTCACGTTTCCGTGGAGCGGGTCGTCAAAGATCTAGAAGGTCAGTAATTCAGTCGACTGGCGAAAGTTTGCCAACTTTGTGTCGCCAGGCACTCGAGCTCGAACTCCCGCCCATTTTATGGCCTTCGATCCATGCATTATGCTGCAACTTTTTCCGCACTGCGATGTAAATGTGCGAATCTCTCCATATATATGCGTGTATCTATGCCTTTCAGACGTGGATGTTCTCCTTGGCGAGCCGATTCAATCGGAAATATCCGCACACACTGGCCTTGAGCTGGCGTATGATTCACTGACGACACTTAGCCTGGGTAAGTACGGATGGTTAAGTGCTCCCCATGCGATGGTATGGCGTGGTTTGGTACGGTATGGCCATGCGATTGTCTGGTTTCGGACTTGACCCAAATTCCATTGTTAGTGCCCTGCATGGACCGCATGGCCAGTAGGCCTATCCTATCCACCACCCGCTATTGGCCAAACATGACAAAAAACCAGTCCCAATAAATTACGGCCCAAAAGGGTGTGACCTTTGGGCGGggctttaaattttacactttTCCTCTCTTAatttcacttgtgttttgaTTTCCATTGATTGCGGTTTCCATTTTAAAGAGGCATTAGTGTGCGACAAGCATTATTCAGAATACTCTAATTAAAGGTTTACGAACGGACACTCTCTCAAGCGGACAATCTTAAGATTGAATAAGTTTTGTAGTCTTttatgatttgtttttattgcatttcgaCTTGGTTGATTCTTATTTTATACGAgcaattttatattatatagacAATAACCATTTGCGTTACTACTTTGCTCTTATGAACGGACGCTCTGTTCGGCGGACAACTActttttttatacttataaAAAGTTCGGCTTATCTTAACAAAcattaaacattaaataattttgttattgCAAAAGTTAAAATAGGTTAGACCATTTAAACAACACAATCTATAACAATATATCTACTCCCCGAGGCCTAATGCTTTCTCATAATCTATTGAACCACCCAAAAACCGGACTTGAAATCCACTTCTCCCAACAAATCCATACCATCCACTCAAGAGCAAACAATCTAAAAAATCAGACCCCATGGCAGCCGCAAAACGCAGGCCATCGGTAAATATGTTGGCAGCGGTTCTCGGCCAAAAAACGATTGTTTGCGCCCAATTTCATTAGGAGAATGCAAACGGAGGCAAACGGAGGCAGCCGGATCCGGCCGGAGTCTTCCTACACAATTGCCAAGATGACAACTCCATTATGTTCGCCATCGAACACAATGTGTAATTTGGAATCATGCTCCTGCGACTCCTTGAATCCCCGAAAAGCACCCCAAAGAAAACACGCTACAATAACGctgcaaataataatattttcgtgCATTTGTCGCTGTCAGCGAACGCGGAGCTCATCTATCGCGTGCTCATGCTGCAGGAGACGGTGGGCAGGGCCTTGAAGCTCTCCCAGGAGGCGGCCGCCAGGATGGAGGAGCTGCAGATCCAGCTGTCCGTGCTGCAGCGCCAGTGCACGTACCGCGACCGCCCGCTTTGCGacacgctgcgtatacgcagcTTCGAGGAGAACGGCGTCGTCGACGCCCTGAAAACTGTGAGTCCTGTGCGCGTGGCGCCGCTCGATTATACCGCTTTTTCGAGGATATTCTGGCAAGGGTATGCTACCGTTGAGCACATAAACTGGAATTGCAACGAAATATCTATGGTTTTTAAAAAGCTTAAGAATtggtctaaaagtatgcaacgatatattttgtatgtgGAAGAAGAATGCTTTTATTCAAAGTATACTTATGAACGCCTTCAAGAGATTTTAAatctctttttttattataaaaaaatgtatttgataaaacaaaaaactgttTAATggaatatacaaattttatagaattgtgaaaaagctGTCAGAAATTAGGCAACAAAAGCAAGAATAAAAACCAATAATTTCCTATCTTATACTCCAACCTTTATTTAAATGCTTTCATATTAAGTCATGCAgcctgaaatattttattttttatgaatatattagGTTTGAAAGTATACAGATCAGAGTTTCAAAAGAAATCTTTGTAACCGGCACGGCCttgtaatataatattaaatagaaTACCATTGCCAGGGTATCCTTAGTTTCTGTTCCCCCAAAATAACCTTCGTTTCTAGTCCaatgtataaataatttgtactCTGACTTCCTGCCCTCCCCCTTTTTTCCCTTCGGACCTCACTGTTTTTCTAATTTCACCCGCAATATCTTATTTCCTGGACAACGGAACGGCACGACGACAACGCTGACAATTTGTCAGCTGCAAGAGGACCAGAGCATCTTCCGTATGCGCTACTTGGGCGAAATTGAATTCGGTGCCACTGTCAAAAATCTGACATCGGAAGTTGGCGTGTCACGTTCCATTTTCAGCAATTTCCCGCAACAAGTTAAACATGACACGGCATATGAACGGAACTGTGAGTACGgcaatcaaaataaaaggaTGAGCGGGGCCAGATATTTAAGTTTGGCTTTCAACCAGGCCAAGTTAATCGCCCGCCCTACATCAAAATCCATATTGTGCCCTGCCGAAAACCCAATTATGCCAACTGGCTAAAGTGTACAGTTCAATCAATAGCACAGGTGTCAAGTTTCCCATTCAAACCCCCTTATCGAAACCCTATGATTTGGAAATGCAATTTCCGAAACATAGAGCAGAACacagagaaagaaaaatttaaatgaaataataatctttgtcaaatatttaaatttcaagagGTTTTTAACCTAAAAgtatctaaaagtatgcaacaatatatttggtTCTTGAATATGCAAAGGATAAAATGttcagcatacttttagacttCATTTTAAGGGGCTTCAAATCTCTTCATATTGTATGACAGTCAATAATTATTTGATGACAGTATGAAACtacatttctttaattttgctATACTCGTAAAATACTTTTTCCTGTGTAGCCACAGAAGTTCCTCAAGTTTAGCCCCAGTATTAATTAGTGTCATTGGGTTCTGGTCTGTGGATGCTAATTGAATTGTCTCTAACTTATCTGCAGATACGTTGGAACAGTTGGCGACTATTCGCCTTCGGACGACAGCCAATGCCCAGCTGCTGACCTCGACGATAAGTGGACTGCTGCAGCGGCTGGAGGGCACCTGGTCGTCCCTGCAGCCCGCCTACAACGAGCTGAAGGAGTGGGCCGATGCCTACTGGAGTGTGGGATGGATCGCCGGAACTGTGATCGTCTGGGTGATGCTCTTCATGCTGATGTCCTACTGCTGCTTCCTCTGCGAGTCGAATGTCAAGTCCGGAGTGGTCTTCTTCATCGCCGTCATGCTCATCTGCCTGGCCAGCATTTGTCTGACCTTCTACGCGGTGTTTTCCCTGGCTGTGGGTGGCAATGCCGAGGTCTTCCTCTGCCGATCGCTCTACGATGAGGACTACAGCATGCTGAACAAGCTGCTGGACAAGCCGGGTTACGCATACGCCCGGGAGCCCCAAACCGGGATCATAGGGGAGTTACTGCGTCCAGCTGGAGTCAATCGCTCGGTGGTCAATGTGGGGCTGGGCCAGGCCCTCAGGTGAGTCCAAAGACCACGTCCACCAACCAGAGCTCCCAGGTAGCCAAAAGTTAAAGCCCCAAAATGCCCAGCCAGCGTTGAAGTAACGAATTTTGTTATCCAATAACTTTGATACTGTACGTGCCTGTAATTTTGATTGCCCCCCAAAGACCGAGTTACCTGCTGTTCCTCTGTGTGGGAAAAATGAACCCTACTTTTTATGGCTCATCATCGATTGGCAGTTAAGAGGGAAATTAGGAAGATTCATAAAAATAGGTTTATAATCTTGATTCGACCCTTTAAAGTGGACCCACTTTAAGCATTCTGTTTTTATGACTTCCCGAATATTTCCGCCTTCAAAAAGATGTATCCATTCCGAAATGCCTGGCTGCACTTTCCAGAATCTACTCCCCTAGCAAAAGCTCTTAATCGATTCCACTGTGATTACCCATTTCTGTGATTATTGTTGCCACTCTCGACCTTTCCCTATGTCGGAACCTTGGGCAGCCGCAACGCACTCCCCTGGACCGGCAAAGTTATTCGGCTTCGAAATCCCAATCATCCCATTTGGAACTCATGAACTCAAGGGTGCAGGCTGGGGCGGAACCGAAATAAACCGGAGCAGAACAGAGCAGTCGGCCCTAAGCCACAAAGTTTTGAAAGCCCAGTGAAATTTCCCAGCCACATGGCACTCAATTTTGCAGGGAACACGCCAATGCCAATTCAGCTGGCCGCACGCACCACCCACTTGCAAGCACACCACCCCCTGAACCACCCGGCACCACCCACTTGTAACCGCAAATTTTAAGCACGATTCCAATTATCCGAGCAGCTACAAAATGCACATGCATGTGGGGTCTGGTATGGGTATAAATGGCCGGATTTACAGGGATGCACCGTCCCCTCCCCGTAGATATTATGGGCATACACGAACCTGAGGCTTCCATCCAATCTTTTGACATTTCTTTGACGCAACACAGGGGCTGCGAGCAAAATCAAGCATCGTACAATGTCTTTCAATTGGATGCATTCGTGAATACCAGCAAAATCGCCGACCTGCGGCAGTTTCCCAAAGTGTCCACGGCCATCGATGCGATTTCCGTGTCCGGCCGCACGCTGCTCTCGCTCACCCAATCCGTCCAGAACATTTTGGAGAACATGCTGCAGACGTCCTCGTTCAATTTGACCACGTACCGCAGCAGCGTGGGTGCGCCCACGCCCGAAAAGGATTTGGCCACGTTCATTGATCAAATGCAGCGGGTGGCCTTGCAGGTAAGGCTAGCAGCTGTGCGTTGGCCACACTGGTGTCACCCCACCTGATtagtttcaattaaaatgggTCCGCCGCAGCGGGGGTAGGGGGACTACGTGGACTGCATAATGCCGCATTCAATTCACTTCACTCATCCGATTTGTGTCGCCAGATTCAGGATGTGGCCACGTCCTCGCGCATGACCACCCTGGGCAGCCGGTCCAAGCGCCTGCAGGCCTCGATCCTCCAGCCCCTGGAGAACCTGCAGAACGAGATACTATACCATCTGACGGCCCTCGAGCTGCAGCGGGACCCCTGGGCCAAGCAGGTCAACCAGACGCTCAACCACCTGAAGAGCATCCAGAGCTACCTGGAGAACAAGGCCGGCGAGATATGCCACAATATGACGCGAGCCTACACGGATCGGTAAGATATGGTTTTGCAGGGCTGATCAACCTGTGGGTACCAGGAGTCACTGGTAGGATAGCAAGTATTGAAGTGTTTTTTATACGAGGGTTCCACAGAAATATCTTagaaaggtgtctaaaagcaggctacaaaatatttttattgcgaaaatttttaatttattttgcgtAATACTTTTGTACAGCGATTATTATTTGAACGAGCATTCCACATTCACTTGAATTCCTAAATCAtcatctaaaattaaaatagtatAGTTCGAGTTGCAAAAGACAGTGTTTTTATTGGAAAAGACTACTCCTTTTGGAGCTCCATTCTTTTGGACAGCCAACCTCATTAAAGAGTGTTTAAAAGTATCCAGAAAGACCATGTCTTCAATATCAGTGTCCTCATCgtcattattaaattacacAATCCTATCTCTCGGAAACCGCATCAtaggttttttctttatttttaaactcaaCCATTTCCAATACaacgtagcatacttttaggcatattttcaatgtttttaaatCTCCTCGGTTTTTAGTGGCGTTTCCAACCACCGAATCTTATGTTATATGCACATTCAAAGCACTAAACACCTGGAAATGCTCTGGCCACTGTTAATTGCGGCAAGGCCCCAGTGCCTCTCGACCGAAAGTCAAGACCCCACCCAGTCAAAAGTGCTCCCATTTAGCCACTTTTCCGACCGCCTGCAGCGCTCTTGGAGCTGACTTCTCGGTCTGTCTGCgtgttttagttttattattgTGTTGCTCTTTCCCCAACTGGCAGAGAAACAAACAACTCAAACAATGATGGTGGGTAGTGCACTCGGAGCACTGCACATAGTTTCCGGTTTTATCAGATAATTGAAAGTCCTAATCGTTTGATTAAGTTTGCCAAGTGTCATGATTGCATTTTTAGTGTTTTGCCAAGCGTCCACTTACGTTTGCCACACAATCGCCCTTATGATAGGTGGAATGAGCAGGAATGCTAAATATTTTGCTACTAGGACTTCAGAATGCCCAAAAGTCCTTTGTCGTTTAAGGCCGTTGGGAGCCTCTTATAAAATCAAGAGCTTTCTAAGCGATATGGCCAATAAACAATCAAAATGGCATTGTCATATCAGTGATTTTGGTAAATTCAAGTACCAAGTTGAATGGGTTTTGGCATACAATAaagtacatttaaattaaatttaactgccatgaagatattaaaaaaaactaaacttttgtaaaaaaaataattacttaGCTCTTTGATTTATGAACATTATATTAAGCGTTCTAAAAGTatggtttaaaatataatgtttcataattttaatttaatactcCATTCCAAAAAATACTCTAACAGCAAAGCTCAAAATATTGGATTCGAGTATTAAACACACATTTACATTTCTTTTGAAGCCActctaaataatttttaccgCCTCAGCCTGAAGGCCTACTTGACCAGCAGTCGCGCCACCATGGAGTCCCAGCTGGGCGACACCACCACCAAGTGCCGCCCCTTCTACGACACCTTCGACGCCAGCCGCACCTTCCTCTGCCGCAACATGGTGGACTTCATCAACGGCCTCACATTCTTCATCTTCCTCACGCTGCTCCTCTGGGCCATTGGCACGCCGGTGGGCCTCAACCTAATCACCGTCCAAACCCGGCTAAATGTGATGCAGGCGGCCCAAGCGCGCAGCAAGGGCAGGCACAGGAGGAGCGACCGGAGtccggagcaggagcagcggaGCGGTAGTCGTGGCCGGAAGAAGCAGCGGACGAGCAGTTCGGCGGCCAGCGGGCGGAGTGGAAAGAGGGAGCAGAGCCGGGAGAGAAGCACCAGCAGCACGGCGAGACCGAAGCCACCACTGTAAGTCGATTGAGTGTTGGTGACCCCGGCTTTTCTTTATTACTTACTTGATTCATATTACGAACATTACATTAAAGGCATTCCTTCTACTTCACCTGTTGACCCCAACATATTCACATACCTTTACAGAAGACGCACTGCCACGGAAGAAACGCTGGACCTGGCCGACGAGGACTCCACCCCAtcgaggcagcagcagcaacagcagccacaacGGCGCCAGGAGCAGAACCAGCGGGAAACGGACAGGGAGCGGGTGCGCGAACGGGATCAGCGGAGTCGGGAGCGGGAGTTGAGCAGGGGTCGCGACGTCTCCGCCTTGAACACGCCGGtgcgcagtcgcagtcgccaGCAGCTGTGAGTAGCTTCCCAGGCTGGGCCACCGCATCTCATTCCATTCCATGTTGCATACCAGGCGCCACGATCCCGAGGATGACAATTGGGGCTCATCCAGCGGACCCAGTAGGGCCAACTCCCGCGAGCGAGATCGCGAGAGCAGTCAGACTAGAAAGATACTCAATATTTGGCAGTCGCGCAATAAGATCAAGACGCCCCTGTAAGTCGAGGTCCCCTAGTTAAGCCCTCCTCTTCTGATTTATCTCATACCCTTTGCCCAAAGTCGCCGGCAAGGCACTGAGGAGTTCGACTTTGAAGATGCCCACGAGGACAGAGGGTGGCAGtcccagagccagagccagagccagaatCAGAACCAAAATCAGATCCATAGCCATAACCAGTCCAGTGTCAGTCCCGAACAGCGGCCCGATCCGCGCAGCCTTCGCTCCAATCTCCGTGCTAAGACCAAGTTGTAAGTGACCCCGTTGGTGACCCCGAAGTCCGAGACCCTCTCCCCCACTTTGCTCACTCTCTGCCCCCTCTGTGCATGCCAGACGTAGTACCAATGCGGATAGAGCTAGCAGTGAAACGGTCCGGCGTCCCATAACTCCCGTGCTCAGCGTGAATCCGGACATTCCGGCCGCCATTCCGATGCCCCGGACGCCGATGCGTCTCAAGAGCAAGGTCTCGCTGACCGCTCGAGCTGTGCAGGACATTGTCAACAAGCGGAATCAGCGCCTGTGAGTGTCTCAGTCCCGCCAACCCAACGACAATCCCCAGCCAGAGTCACAATAGCACCTGCACCACCCACTAACTACCACGAGTCTCACCCAGTAATTCTTCTCTGATATAAATGCTGTATCCTCAAAAAC is part of the Drosophila biarmipes strain raj3 chromosome 2R, RU_DBia_V1.1, whole genome shotgun sequence genome and encodes:
- the LOC108022916 gene encoding uncharacterized protein LOC108022916 isoform X1 gives rise to the protein MDQRNLTLPTPAATTIMSSSSAAMAAGLASFVGGAGGGPTTSALAGSTIALATTTTTAATTTTPATFFTYSIPGMDIAPGPFIFTYVSEFLSLITPEELPLDSIRDVLHKNTSLLDFASNAIKIESGFIALMSVFAILALVPLLATCAWCCGRRSTQEEVDHIRNAPCNIRDESLEESLRCRKSAGLVTLWIVFILLTLSDFSIFYANSRLSAGVEMTPEMVKSAVHDVEVFLKDTHLQIKHKLDNGFHVSVERVVKDLEDVDVLLGEPIQSEISAHTGLELAYDSLTTLSLANAELIYRVLMLQETVGRALKLSQEAAARMEELQIQLSVLQRQCTYRDRPLCDTLRIRSFEENGVVDALKTLQEDQSIFRMRYLGEIEFGATVKNLTSEVGVSRSIFSNFPQQVKHDTAYERNYTLEQLATIRLRTTANAQLLTSTISGLLQRLEGTWSSLQPAYNELKEWADAYWSVGWIAGTVIVWVMLFMLMSYCCFLCESNVKSGVVFFIAVMLICLASICLTFYAVFSLAVGGNAEVFLCRSLYDEDYSMLNKLLDKPGYAYAREPQTGIIGELLRPAGVNRSVVNVGLGQALRGCEQNQASYNVFQLDAFVNTSKIADLRQFPKVSTAIDAISVSGRTLLSLTQSVQNILENMLQTSSFNLTTYRSSVGAPTPEKDLATFIDQMQRVALQIQDVATSSRMTTLGSRSKRLQASILQPLENLQNEILYHLTALELQRDPWAKQVNQTLNHLKSIQSYLENKAGEICHNMTRAYTDRLKAYLTSSRATMESQLGDTTTKCRPFYDTFDASRTFLCRNMVDFINGLTFFIFLTLLLWAIGTPVGLNLITVQTRLNVMQAAQARSKGRHRRSDRSPEQEQRSGSRGRKKQRTSSSAASGRSGKREQSRERSTSSTARPKPPLRRTATEETLDLADEDSTPSRQQQQQQPQRRQEQNQRETDRERVRERDQRSRERELSRGRDVSALNTPVRSRSRQQLRHDPEDDNWGSSSGPSRANSRERDRESSQTRKILNIWQSRNKIKTPLRRQGTEEFDFEDAHEDRGWQSQSQSQSQNQNQNQIHSHNQSSVSPEQRPDPRSLRSNLRAKTKLRSTNADRASSETVRRPITPVLSVNPDIPAAIPMPRTPMRLKSKVSLTARAVQDIVNKRNQRLQRTGTDEFDLDESDAYGAGGHLDADVAAARRTPPRSAPPPPPPPAAGLNSGDRTVRWNEDEAEDFDFEEVDAPRSPMYLSHNLH
- the LOC108022916 gene encoding uncharacterized protein LOC108022916 isoform X3, encoding MDQRNLTLPTPAATTIMSSSSAAMAAGLASFVGGAGGGPTTSALAGSTIALATTTTTAATTTTPATFFTYSIPGMDIAPGPFIFTYVSEFLSLITPEELPLDSIRDVLHKNTSLLDFASNAIKIESGFIALMSVFAILALVPLLATCAWCCGRRSTQEEVDHIRNAPCNIRDESLEESLRCRKSAGLVTLWIVFILLTLSDFSIFYANSRLSAGVEMTPEMVKSAVHDVEVFLKDTHLQIKHKLDNGFHVSVERVVKDLEDVDVLLGEPIQSEISAHTGLELAYDSLTTLSLANAELIYRVLMLQETVGRALKLSQEAAARMEELQIQLSVLQRQCTYRDRPLCDTLRIRSFEENGVVDALKTLQEDQSIFRMRYLGEIEFGATVKNLTSEVGVSRSIFSNFPQQVKHDTAYERNYTLEQLATIRLRTTANAQLLTSTISGLLQRLEGTWSSLQPAYNELKEWADAYWSVGWIAGTVIVWVMLFMLMSYCCFLCESNVKSGVVFFIAVMLICLASICLTFYAVFSLAVGGNAEVFLCRSLYDEDYSMLNKLLDKPGYAYAREPQTGIIGELLRPAGVNRSVVNVGLGQALRGCEQNQASYNVFQLDAFVNTSKIADLRQFPKVSTAIDAISVSGRTLLSLTQSVQNILENMLQTSSFNLTTYRSSVGAPTPEKDLATFIDQMQRVALQIQDVATSSRMTTLGSRSKRLQASILQPLENLQNEILYHLTALELQRDPWAKQVNQTLNHLKSIQSYLENKAGEICHNMTRAYTDRLKAYLTSSRATMESQLGDTTTKCRPFYDTFDASRTFLCRNMVDFINGLTFFIFLTLLLWAIGTPVGLNLITVQTRLNVMQAAQARSKGRHRRSDRSPEQEQRSGSRGRKKQRTSSSAASGRSGKREQSRERSTSSTARPKPPLRRTATEETLDLADEDSTPSRQQQQQQPQRRQEQNQRETDRERVRERDQRSRERELSRGRDVSALNTPVRSRSRQQLQRTGTDEFDLDESDAYGAGGHLDADVAAARRTPPRSAPPPPPPPAAGLNSGDRTVRWNEDEAEDFDFEEVDAPRSPMYLSHNLH